Genomic window (Temnothorax longispinosus isolate EJ_2023e chromosome 3, Tlon_JGU_v1, whole genome shotgun sequence):
tatgaaattttaattcctaACAAAGATATCAAActtatttttgtcatttacGATTTTTGgtcatttattttgtaaatatgaGTCAtcgaaaagatattttattttataagaaagttaatatttaaagaaacttaTCTCcgaatttttttgtgtatttcgCAAATGggaaaaaattagtaaatttttctaaaatttaaaatagctgataaaaattcagtttttaaTTAGTCGGAAAGAGTTATATCatttaaaacagaaagaaaaaaattaatgtggTCGATCGTCAATGTTTGAAAGATATTTCTCTCGCGACAGTCGCAACGTCACTACACTACGCTACAGGAATATGGAacaatgtctttttttttatcgagaaatttaaaatagaaagagagatacaTGGGCTTCGCacggtatacatatatgtatgtgtcaatcatatatatatagtaaccGCAACACGACATTCAAAGTCGTTGCGAGAGCTTCGGTATCGGATTACAATCGATCGGAAGTCTGTGGTTGAGTCTGACATGCGATGGGCGGCATCAGGGTCGAAGTTCTTTACACCCACCTTAGTATTCGCCAGTGTTCTTCTGGTAGCGAGGTACATTCAGGGGCTGAAGCACATCCGCGCTTTACCGCTCTGGTATATGTGCCGGGTGTGCCGATCTTCGATCTGTCCTTCATCAAACGACGACATGCATCTGCAATTCAGCGAGTTGGCCAAGAAGCACGGATCCATTCAGCATCCGCCTCGCCGACATTCGGTCCGTCGTCGTTCTCAGTATATTAGGCGCATCGTAAAACATTTCAACGCGAGAGCTTCATCAGGCAGGCGGGTCTGTCAATTTCCCCGTGGAATAAAAAGAAGTATGAAATGTACTTAGGGCATCATTATGAACTCGAGAGAGTAATTTAGTAACGCGGAACGAAGGCTACGCGATATGAGCCCAATTGATAAAACACCGAAAGTGTTAAAACGGTtgatcccccccccccccccacgaCATGACTACCGCGCAACGATTGTCCATTTTTAGCGTGACGAGCGTTGCAACTCGCGGTTTCGTCAATTTTGAAGGAAAAAGTGGGAGAAAGGAAATTTTTCCGATAGCGATAGCGTTATTGACCAATGTATTTTCAGTATTTATAATCGCTGCTTTTGGATCAGGATATTCATCATCAATTGAAGACTCTAAAAACTCCAAATCGTCTACATGtgctaaattatataaaatgcgaCAAGCGTGTATGACTTGAACCATGCGTTTCTTACAGAAGACAGCGATATCTCTTTATAATACGATAGTAACGACGAATTAAACTGAAATATTCATGAAACGTCggaataatatgaaaaattcacGCAGTACCAATCCGGAAGCCAAACTCAAACACTTAATTGACATTTATATTGatggtatgtgtgtgtatttttgtGAACAATATGAGCCTTTCTGACCTATATACAGGCATTTTCCTGAAAATGCACAGTAGACAGTAGCTCCAAAGTTGTCAAAGTCGTAATTATCAGGGTAGTGCCCATGGACAATCGTACAAACAATCGTTCCTCGTTATTCGAAGTAAAGTTCGAGGAGCGTCGCTTAATGATTTTCCAACggtaaattacttttttccaTTCGTGAAAAAGCTCACAAATAGGACGGGCTAAGTTCTACTCGTGCGACGTATAACTTTAGCCAAAGTATATATGCGCCCAATTCGACTCTCGGACTTCTCGGTGAAAGAACAGACATTCTCTTATCAACACCCCACAATCATAGTTTAAGATCCATCAATTTCGACGACAATGATAACGCATGGCTTTCGGCTGGAATTTAAATTACTACGCGCGAATATCGATAGGCACTAACGAGAGcatttttttgtcaatgtAAACATGGACTCGCAACACAGTACGGCGAAAGTGACGTTTACGACCACAGAGACAAAGTGCATGATGAAAAGACGAAGTATACAAAAGGACCAAACTAAAAATTTCCAAGTTTTTGAAAGttgaacacacacacacggcgagacacaatataaattaaacaaatgggaatttaaagatttatttcatctaaattctttgacaaaaaattatttggtgTTTAAAGCTTTTTGCAAGAGAAAGTTTTTCACAATTAAAAGCTACTGAAaaactttatacatttttagcaGGATAAAAACTAatctcttatataaaaaaaaaatctatttatttcaacAGTTTTagttcaattaataaaatttttttacgctgAGCTATAACTGTTGCTACAAGCTGTTACATTTACATGAGgaaaatcgaaattatttctggataatttaacatatataacgatatcgcaaatcaattttttggttGAATATGAAACAGTAATAGTATAGTAGTTTTCTCCacttctatattttaactacTTATTTCTCAACCAGTgcagattaattaattattaatcagcAGTATCGCAGATCAAATGTCgggttatttataatatgttaatgaataaagttaatgaataaaaaaatcattcttGGATGACAAATTATTACAGCAGTTGTCACACTATAAATGTtgatcatattatttttttgacaaattttttcagaacATTAGTACATAATGGTTGAAAGAAAGCAGGTGTTAATTTCAGGTATATTTGTATTGTAAATGACCCGATATTCATTGAGCATAAATTAACACGTTGTCTGCCTagcaaattttatgttttatcaaaattctaCTGTGGCTTGTGTACATCACAgtagaattttcattattataagcatatgataaaatattatgtaatatgattaaatatatatatatatatataagactatatatctttatataagtaatgtcttaaatTGCGCACCTCTTACTTTACAGTGTTTTTATACTTTACACATCtagctatttatatattcaaaattttatattaaacggcattatttttcaaacaaacattttaaaaaatttcaataatgccGATCACAGATGACAGACAACGTGTTAATTATTCCGGCTAAACCTGGCTTTGCACGAAAGAGCGGAAAGGGACGGAATTCATCGTCGGTTACCACAAGACTGCTTCGGATTACCCATGTAAATGCAGTGTCTCACCATACGTTTTTTTGCTCTTGTGTTTTTAAGGCAGCGAGcctatatatactataaatataaaaaaaaataaaatgtaaaaattttaaataaaaataaaatgagaaattgaAGTAGAATACGTAAAATGATAAACGAAAAGGCGAAATCTAATATAGGtagtaattcaattttatactaaatgacttataaaattaatccaaAATCAAACTAAAGCTAACTAAGGTCCAATTGGCGAGTAATcggtctttttattattatctgtgTTTTATATCATAGAGTCTTGTACCTTTTTCTATTTAAGCAAAATTTGCCTTTATTGCTAGTTAGCTTTAGTTTTATAACTTtagtttcttttaatatttacgtatttCTGTCTTTTCTGGTGCATGGAAAACCCGGTCATTTAAAATCAGAACAGATACGCTTTTGGAGAAacattctgattggttaccTCCCACTATGCTTCTTTTGCGTTCCGCTTTTTCCTTTACGTAGGATTGCACCTTTACTCGTGACATTTGACTCGTTATTTCgagcaaaattttaaattacaaaaattccGTCTTTATTGCTGTAGTATCAGTCACTGCTTGACAGAGCAATGGAAAGAAAGatgtgtattttaaattacacatACAAACACATAAAATGCTGATCATATCATGCAAGCGTTCgcaatttatttgaaaactttataTTGCATGATTATAGACCAACACATGTTTATGATAAAGATTATTactacaatataatttaaatgatttccacgcatttttttcgaataaGACGTACGTCGATGGAAATCTGTCTCTTTAGGGATATAGCAATATGTGCGACGTGTATTCGtgtgctgttgctgttgctagCTCAAATGATTTACTCACCAGCACATGCTAAATCGATTTTTGGTGAGAGCCAGTCGATTGGCAACTTTAGTTTCTATAGCCGGGAGTATCTTCAGAAGGGTACTTCCTcatacaaataatttctttttttaataatcttattgTCCCTTTTAACCGGGAAATCCTCCTCTTAAACGAGAGTATATTGTGAAGATAGGAAAAGTGGAGGTAACTgacagtctatgattatacaGTCAAAGATATTTCCTCTTTTAAATCAGGTCTACTTTTTAACCAGGGATGCCTGTTCTTAAACGAGAAAAACGGtttctataaaatacataatcgAGAAATATTGAGTCGCACCGAATCGGTTTACACACTGCGCATTAGTGATTAGGTAGATATACAAAAGAggtatgtaaaaattaattggctAAGCGCATCATTTGCTTAATATGATGTCGGTGATTTTAAGACGCGTTTACGAGACACGATAAGACACGCGTTACCTTTCCAACGCGTTATCACTCCATTaacatgttatattaattataacgcATGCGTTaaacaagaatataaaattttgcagatTATTATAGTTCATTATCCTTTtgatgatatttaataaaatatatattaaataaaaatttttttcaggcAAATTTTCCCGGCGAACGCATGCACTTTTGCGTTGCACGTTTTTTTTACCTCTTCTCTTtggaaagttgtaaattttaacgcaTGCGTTAAAATTTACTCCGTTACAAGATAGCTCCGTTGCATTCCAAAATTCCACTCCatcaatttctaaataaaatatagaaatgatTGGGCGAACAGAGTAAGCTAACAAAGTAAATTACTGATTCGGATGGATTCCGAGCGTGAGACAATAAGACCGTAATGAGGGATTCAGATCGATCTCTGAGGAGACATCCAAAGTTTCATAAAAGAATTTGTGAGCAATTAAGAATTCTAATCGACTCGGCTATCATCGTCATGACCATACGACTACTGATTTTAGTCAGATTATCGTCAAGACATTTCAGGCCATGGGTTTTGGTCTTTCtaaattaatgcaattttgatGCTTATGTATAAGCAtcctatttaaataatttaatttcttctctaatctattttaaaagGTCGCAAGGATCTTCTCTGGATATCTTCTAGTAAGAGTCTTTTCTACCTTGATTTTTGGAACGATAGCTTCACCCACGTAGCATGTTATCTCACGTTTCGGAAAACTGTTCTTAATAAATCCTCGATTTGAAGTAGAATTTTGGGGCGCAGTTTTGGACTATCATCGACAGATCTCACGTCTATTTAAGTGTAAGTTTACGCGTTCAGCGTGTTATGACACATTAGCGTACCATGTGACACATAAATTGAGATACAAAACTTATAAGCATATTATGCCTTAATGTTAATGATAATATTGGGAGCGTTATTGTATAATTAGCTGACAGGAAGGGGCGAATACTTATGGAAGAAGGAGGACAAGAAAACAGGCCAACATACAAAATGCCGAAGACGCGATCGATGTCTCCATTTTGTTCgcgatatttgatattttcttataattccgatgatgagagagagagagtgtgtgtgtgtgtgtgtgagtgtgcaAATGAAGTGTGTCCCATAGCGACACTATCTAAAATAGTTCAAGCTAGATGTCGATGTTTGTAGCAGATAAAGAACAATGCAACGCagcatattgtaattaaaattaaaaagtcatTAATATCACCGGCTATTTTATTTACCCAgtccatttatttataattttgattaatacgGCAACACAATATATCGGAAAGAGTATATCGTTACGTGTATACATCAGTTAATTAATGTCAATGTTATGTTCCTGTTTTCTGGAAACAAATactaattttgagatattaataatttctcgatttatttaaaatagcagATAAGTACACATAATTTGATTCACGTTTGTCACGAGgcaaaagtataaataaagcgTTTCATAACTTCTGAAATATTAACgagttgaattaaaattatcgtgACCTTTTATGTTTGTTAGgacgttttttttatgtatcttCTTCGTTACGGGAATCTCGCAATCTCTATAAAGTACATCACAGTTCTCGCCTCGAATCCCCGCTGCACCTGCATCTCTCACGAGTCGATCCCAACCCGAGGATAACTTGAACGATTTCTCTATGTCTTTCCTGTGAAAAATCATAGTgctaatttttaacgcgaattaaattcatatttagtTGAATTTAAACTCAATCGAAACTATAGTTATTGTATGAACATcagatatgtaaattttattacaattttgtttttatcattGAATGCAATTCTGTGACTGCGAAAAATTTATCCggtatttcttttctttcttcagtaatttttttatctttatattaagCTTCCAgcgtaattttaatacaaaatgcattgttaaaaataataacagtaaaACCTACGTCAAGTATTTTGCCAGCATTTCACCAGGTGCGCCCAAATCTCTAAAGAGCTTGCGATTTTCAAGACAGATCGTCCTCTGTATGCATCGTACTCTGGCATCGCTGTTAAGtatctcttcttcttccggGGTCTAAAAGTTCGTTGAAAGTCTTAATCTACTACTGGCACACAAACATTTTTGCTGCGAAGTCTGGTATTCATGATTTATTCTAGCAATTTTGTTCAGCCAACAGAAACGAAATGTTTCATCACGGTAAGTAAGCTTCCAAAAGTGTCCAGCAAACTTGCCCGGCTATATTCGCGGCTGAGACGAGTGAcaaaaaacttgaaatttaacttataacttttcaaatttatttttaaattgagaaAACTTTCTTCTAAACATGCGATTAATAGATTCCACAATGatctgaatttttaaaaatatcaaaaccAGAGAAATTCAAATTCAAAAACTTCGAAAAGAaacttctatatatatatgtaatttattaatttcttacaagtttaaatataatgcaattttaattagaaatttattattgaaaggATCCCCTTTAACTTAACGACATCACCAAATAACGTACCACGGAATGAAAATCATGCGTAGCGTAAACGTCCCGCTTTTGCCTGGATGATAATAGATCTATTATCGTATCTTTCCGCTTAACAGCGCTGAGCGTATTCTGTATAATCGCCAAAAGTAGCAAGAGACCGATGAAACTGACTATTACAAGCTGTTTCGATGTTGGACCGATGGAGTGCCCTATCGAGTGCGTTACTGGATATGCAGGATTGCCATACTCGTATCCATATGGTATATTTTCGCTTCTGTGATGCAGAAACGCTCGTTGAGgcactaaaacattttttttgaaaagtatTAACAATATGTATCGTGTAGATGAACCACTGCAAGTGTGAATAAAGCAACATAAACCCAtgcacatatttatattacattattatattattgcaacGTTAtcaaatacttatttttttaattatttcatttttaattactttataacCATTACTCATATCACtcatatcaataatatataaaaattacgcaATCGTACAACATTTGCCTTTTTTAAGTAAGCCCAATTTTCCAAGAAATTATCAAACAAATCTTGTGTTTAAATGCGCATTATTTTTTCCTCCTTTAAAACAGTACGAGTGACACATTCCA
Coding sequences:
- the LOC139809680 gene encoding uncharacterized protein codes for the protein MKILAVLGTFAVLIAGQDTKIVVFPPTSGNGSSLETESKIDPALQSDMTRSIFATLAPPPPPPLPQPQPQPQPAMPWDYFFPVPQRAFLHHRSENIPYGYEYGNPAYPVTHSIGHSIGPTSKQLVIVSFIGLLLLLAIIQNTLSAVKRKDTIIDLLSSRQKRDVYATHDFHSVTPEEEEILNSDARVRCIQRTICLENRKLFRDLGAPGEMLAKYLTKDIEKSFKLSSGWDRLVRDAGAAGIRGENCDVLYRDCEIPVTKKIHKKNVLTNIKGHDNFNSTR